The following are from one region of the Gloeomargarita lithophora Alchichica-D10 genome:
- a CDS encoding pentapeptide repeat-containing protein: MDAAELLQSYSEGKNDFSGEDLRGIRLNQADLININLSRCDLHGAELVFAYLSRVNLQGAKLNNANLSGAYLAQANLAASDLNTAQLHGSVLYRANLSRTNGIFANFLDASLVEADLRGANLSSANLRGACLRQANLSSPRKGGERVNLRRADLQGADLQGADLQGADLCWADLRRANLKGAKLLHSNLANANLSNAILHEANLNDADLSEAILNRTQLHQAQMVRAVLIEADFTDARLGLANLTEAKASKAVFLRCQMSEAKFTRADLSLATLRQAQMLKAVFHEAYLTKADLRDTDLSQANLLKADIGGANLTGANLSGATMPDGRVVN; encoded by the coding sequence ATGGATGCGGCGGAACTCCTGCAAAGCTATAGCGAAGGCAAAAATGATTTCTCTGGGGAAGACCTGCGGGGGATTCGCCTCAATCAGGCGGATTTGATCAATATCAACCTGTCCCGGTGCGACCTGCACGGGGCTGAACTGGTGTTTGCCTACCTGAGCCGGGTAAATTTGCAGGGAGCCAAACTCAACAATGCCAATCTGAGCGGTGCCTATCTCGCCCAGGCCAACCTGGCGGCCAGTGACCTAAACACGGCACAACTCCACGGCAGTGTCCTCTACCGGGCGAACCTGTCCCGCACCAATGGCATTTTTGCCAATTTCCTCGATGCCAGCCTGGTGGAAGCCGACCTGCGGGGAGCCAATCTTTCCAGTGCCAACCTGCGGGGGGCTTGTCTGCGGCAGGCCAACCTGAGTTCCCCCCGCAAAGGTGGTGAGCGGGTGAACCTGCGGCGGGCGGATTTACAGGGTGCGGATTTGCAGGGAGCGGATTTACAGGGCGCTGACCTGTGCTGGGCTGACCTGCGCCGGGCCAACCTCAAGGGTGCCAAGTTACTCCACAGCAACCTGGCCAATGCCAACCTGAGCAACGCCATTTTGCACGAGGCCAACCTCAACGATGCCGACCTGAGCGAAGCCATTCTCAATCGCACCCAACTCCACCAGGCGCAGATGGTGCGTGCCGTGCTAATTGAAGCGGATTTTACCGATGCCCGCCTGGGTCTGGCCAACCTCACCGAAGCCAAGGCCAGCAAAGCCGTGTTCCTGCGTTGCCAGATGAGCGAGGCGAAATTCACCCGAGCCGACCTGAGTTTGGCTACCCTGCGCCAAGCCCAGATGCTGAAAGCCGTCTTCCACGAAGCCTACCTCACCAAAGCCGACCTGCGGGATACGGATTTAAGCCAAGCCAACCTGCTCAAGGCCGACATCGGCGGTGCCAATCTCACGGGAGCCAACCTCAGCGGTGCCACCATGCCCGATGGCCGGGTGGTGAATTAA
- the coaD gene encoding pantetheine-phosphate adenylyltransferase, with protein sequence MAVAVYPGSFDPITLGHLDIIERGSRLFAQVIVAVLANPSKVPLFPVAQRVQQIQGATAHLANVRVDSFDGLTVAYAQRCQAQIILRGLRVLSDFEYELQMAHTNRSLSPQIETLFLTTTTEYSFLSSSLVKEIARFGGNVDHLVPPSLIAEIRHAFPVHCQ encoded by the coding sequence TTGGCAGTAGCGGTTTATCCGGGCAGTTTTGACCCGATCACCCTGGGGCACCTGGACATCATTGAGCGGGGGAGTCGGTTATTTGCCCAGGTCATTGTGGCCGTGTTGGCGAATCCCAGCAAAGTGCCCTTGTTTCCGGTTGCCCAGCGGGTGCAACAGATTCAAGGGGCGACGGCGCATCTGGCGAATGTGCGAGTTGACAGCTTTGATGGGTTGACGGTGGCCTACGCCCAGCGCTGCCAAGCCCAGATTATCCTGCGGGGTTTGCGGGTGTTGTCGGACTTTGAATATGAATTGCAAATGGCGCACACCAACCGCAGTCTTTCGCCCCAGATTGAAACCCTATTCCTCACCACCACCACCGAGTACAGTTTTTTGAGTAGCAGTCTGGTCAAGGAAATTGCCCGATTTGGCGGCAATGTTGACCATTTGGTTCCCCCATCCCTCATTGCGGAGATACGCCATGCTTTCCCCGTCCACTGTCAATGA
- the ylqF gene encoding ribosome biogenesis GTPase YlqF has product MARAVKNLTAHLQRVDVVIEVRDARIPHSSTHPLLATLAPTGVIVLNRRDQVPFPVGQRWSEYLTRPERPIILTEARQGQGLAQLRQSLAQVGHGLNQRRQRRGMLPRAVRVAVVGCPNVGKSALINRLLGRRVASSAPKAGVTRQCQWVRLGGDLELLDTPGILPPRLEDQQAAIYLAICDDISEAVYDGYLIGLALLARLWVLPSPAVNPQNGLHKRYQLAPQDHTPEGYLAALAEKKCGGNLNRSAQMVLNDFRRGNLGQIALELPDFH; this is encoded by the coding sequence ATGGCTCGGGCGGTCAAAAACCTGACGGCACATCTGCAACGGGTGGATGTGGTGATTGAAGTCCGAGATGCCCGCATTCCCCATAGCAGTACCCATCCGCTCTTGGCGACCCTGGCGCCCACCGGGGTGATTGTTCTCAACCGCCGGGATCAGGTTCCTTTCCCTGTTGGACAGCGTTGGTCCGAGTATTTAACCCGGCCTGAGCGTCCAATAATTTTAACCGAAGCGCGCCAGGGGCAAGGGTTAGCGCAACTGCGGCAGTCCCTCGCTCAGGTGGGTCACGGACTCAATCAACGGCGCCAACGGCGGGGAATGCTCCCCCGGGCGGTGCGGGTGGCGGTGGTGGGCTGTCCCAATGTGGGAAAATCCGCCTTGATCAATCGTCTGCTGGGGCGCCGGGTGGCGAGTAGTGCCCCCAAGGCGGGGGTCACCCGGCAATGTCAGTGGGTGCGCCTGGGGGGGGATTTGGAATTGCTGGATACTCCGGGCATCCTGCCCCCTCGCTTAGAAGACCAGCAGGCGGCGATTTATTTAGCGATTTGTGATGATATTAGCGAGGCGGTCTATGACGGCTATTTGATTGGCTTAGCTTTATTAGCACGATTATGGGTACTCCCATCCCCAGCGGTGAACCCCCAGAATGGGCTACACAAACGTTATCAACTTGCACCCCAAGACCATACGCCGGAGGGGTATTTGGCGGCCTTGGCAGAAAAGAAATGCGGCGGTAATTTGAATCGCAGTGCCCAGATGGTACTCAATGATTTTCGCAGGGGAAATTTGGGACAAATCGCTTTAGAATTGCCAGATTTTCATTAG
- the infB gene encoding translation initiation factor IF-2: protein MSNDRVRIYDLSRDLNLDNKSVLELCDRLNVSYKTCSSTITEDEADRIRQAAQNRPSTPRPIPRAEARPSTPAPKPKEAPAPKNKELQIRSYTYRQSEEEEALPSLEAPLRREAPRPSQPAARPLRPELRPQRPTLRPADAPVQRPATPTSPTTIPRRPAVALPSEPAVPALKAPRSRSEPTPEPSTVEVVLFPPKAKPDSKAPAKRKTREQELADEEKMNKLNANLKGKRRHRGREVEVEEEEDTEVNIDLLESEPTSEVPDEGNSTASMYLMRPPKPKSTTTPTTVKPNRPQTSRPRRGEPVSRTLDTAARTPSKPELLELTGSLTVQQLAEQLAVHDTEVIKTLFLKGKMVTVTQALDMATIELVCQELGVEVIIHTIEASSSARKETEMLEATDLDNLHHRPPVVTVMGHVDHGKTTLLDAIRKTRVAQGEAGGITQHIGAYHVDVPHEDSTKRIVFLDTPGHEAFTAMRARGAKVTDVAILVVAADDGVRPQTIEAIRHAQAAQVPIIVAINKIDKDGAQPDRVKTELMTYALVAEEYGGDTIMVPVSALKGHNLETLLEMIVLVSEVTDLYANPDRPAKGTVIEAHLDRARGPVATLLVQNGTLRVGDPLVAGAVFAKVRAMVNDQGQRLEAAPPSSAVEVWGLTEVPTAGDEFEVYGEEKQARALAQERAQLERTRQLTNRQISLGTFSQQAQEGKLKELNLILKADVQGSVEAIVNSLKQLPQQEVQLGILLSAPGEVTETDVDLAAASGAVIIGFNTTLASGARKAADIAGVDIREYNIIYKLLEDIQGAMEGLLEPELVEEPLGQAEVRAVFTLSKGVVAGCYVQSGKLQRNCHVRLHRGNQVVWQGTLESLRRVKDDVREVAAGYECGVSCSDFQAWQENDQIEAFLRVTQRRKLT, encoded by the coding sequence ATGAGCAACGACCGCGTCCGAATCTATGACCTCTCCCGTGACCTGAATTTGGATAACAAATCCGTTCTGGAACTGTGTGACCGTTTGAACGTAAGTTACAAAACCTGTAGCAGTACCATTACCGAGGACGAAGCCGACCGGATTCGTCAAGCCGCCCAAAATCGCCCCAGCACACCCCGCCCCATTCCCCGGGCGGAAGCCCGCCCCAGTACCCCAGCGCCCAAACCCAAGGAAGCCCCCGCCCCCAAAAACAAGGAACTCCAAATTCGTAGCTACACCTACCGCCAGAGCGAGGAAGAGGAAGCCCTCCCCAGCTTGGAAGCCCCGCTGCGTCGGGAAGCACCCCGCCCCAGCCAACCCGCCGCCCGACCCCTGCGCCCGGAACTGCGTCCCCAGCGTCCCACCCTGCGTCCTGCGGATGCGCCCGTTCAGCGGCCCGCCACCCCCACAAGTCCCACAACCATACCCCGTCGCCCTGCGGTCGCCCTGCCCTCAGAGCCAGCGGTGCCCGCCCTCAAAGCACCTCGCTCCCGTTCCGAACCCACCCCCGAACCCAGCACGGTGGAGGTGGTGTTGTTTCCGCCCAAGGCCAAGCCCGACAGCAAAGCCCCCGCCAAACGTAAAACCCGGGAGCAGGAACTGGCCGATGAAGAAAAAATGAACAAACTCAATGCCAACCTCAAGGGCAAACGGCGGCACCGGGGGCGGGAAGTCGAGGTCGAAGAGGAAGAGGACACAGAGGTAAACATAGACCTGCTGGAATCCGAGCCAACCAGTGAAGTTCCGGACGAGGGCAATAGCACTGCCAGTATGTACCTGATGCGCCCGCCCAAGCCAAAAAGCACCACTACACCCACCACCGTCAAACCCAACCGCCCCCAAACCAGCCGTCCTCGCCGGGGCGAACCGGTCAGCCGCACCCTGGACACGGCGGCTCGCACCCCCAGCAAACCCGAATTGTTGGAATTGACCGGTAGTTTAACCGTGCAACAGTTGGCGGAACAGTTGGCCGTCCATGACACCGAGGTGATTAAAACCCTATTTCTCAAGGGCAAAATGGTCACCGTCACCCAGGCGTTGGATATGGCCACCATTGAACTGGTGTGCCAAGAATTGGGGGTGGAAGTGATTATCCACACCATCGAAGCCAGTAGCTCCGCCCGCAAAGAGACCGAAATGCTCGAAGCGACGGACTTGGACAACCTGCACCATCGTCCGCCGGTAGTCACGGTGATGGGGCACGTGGATCACGGCAAAACCACCCTCCTGGATGCCATCCGCAAAACCCGGGTTGCCCAGGGGGAAGCCGGGGGCATCACCCAGCACATCGGGGCGTACCATGTGGATGTCCCCCACGAGGACAGCACCAAACGCATCGTATTCTTGGATACCCCCGGCCACGAAGCCTTTACCGCCATGCGCGCCCGGGGAGCCAAAGTTACCGATGTGGCGATTTTGGTGGTCGCCGCCGATGATGGGGTGCGCCCCCAAACCATTGAAGCGATTCGCCACGCCCAGGCCGCCCAGGTGCCGATCATTGTCGCCATCAACAAAATTGACAAAGACGGGGCGCAACCGGATCGGGTCAAAACCGAACTGATGACCTATGCCCTGGTGGCGGAAGAATACGGCGGCGATACGATCATGGTGCCCGTGAGTGCCCTCAAAGGCCACAACCTGGAGACCCTGCTGGAAATGATTGTGCTGGTTTCGGAAGTCACCGACCTGTATGCCAACCCGGATCGCCCCGCCAAGGGCACGGTGATTGAAGCCCACCTGGATCGTGCCCGCGGCCCGGTAGCCACCCTACTCGTGCAAAATGGCACCCTGCGGGTGGGCGACCCCCTGGTGGCCGGTGCCGTGTTTGCCAAGGTACGGGCGATGGTCAACGACCAGGGACAGCGGTTGGAGGCGGCGCCGCCCTCTTCGGCAGTGGAGGTGTGGGGGCTGACCGAAGTCCCCACCGCCGGGGATGAATTTGAAGTCTATGGGGAGGAAAAACAGGCCCGTGCCCTCGCCCAGGAGCGGGCACAACTGGAGCGCACGCGCCAACTCACCAACCGGCAAATCAGTTTGGGCACCTTCTCCCAACAGGCACAGGAAGGGAAATTAAAAGAATTAAACCTCATTCTCAAAGCCGATGTGCAGGGTTCGGTGGAAGCAATTGTCAATTCCTTAAAACAACTGCCCCAACAGGAAGTCCAACTGGGGATTTTGCTATCCGCCCCCGGAGAAGTCACCGAAACCGATGTGGATTTGGCCGCCGCCAGTGGAGCGGTGATTATTGGCTTCAATACCACCCTGGCTTCCGGTGCCCGCAAAGCCGCCGACATCGCCGGGGTTGACATCCGGGAGTACAACATCATCTACAAACTCCTGGAGGACATCCAGGGGGCAATGGAAGGGTTACTCGAACCGGAACTGGTGGAGGAACCCCTGGGGCAAGCGGAAGTACGGGCGGTGTTTACCCTTTCCAAGGGGGTAGTGGCGGGGTGTTATGTGCAATCGGGCAAACTGCAACGCAACTGCCATGTGCGCCTACACCGGGGCAATCAGGTGGTCTGGCAGGGCACCTTGGAGTCCCTGCGCCGGGTCAAGGACGATGTGCGGGAGGTGGCCGCCGGTTATGAGTGCGGGGTCTCCTGCAGCGATTTCCAAGCCTGGCAGGAAAACGACCAGATTGAAGCCTTCCTGCGGGTCACCCAACGGCGCAAACTCACCTAG
- a CDS encoding HAS-barrel domain-containing protein: MRLSSPQVPTHARHPQHLAEVVETSTSEFCAQCLEPPVLDFPVMPPFGCWVRAADNETQNQIFGIVYHVSSSPIDAVHRTRALGLSLTELREQQPQIFAMLKTEFRAVIVGFQPPKTRTYYHYLPPRPPQIHQAVYQCTKDEMIGFTDQLEFLRTLTQLTAAPVDSLVGAVLRYLYEIRQADSQWLIQAGRKLNLILKDDYDRLRAILEQCKYQENFD; the protein is encoded by the coding sequence ATGCGTTTATCCTCACCCCAAGTCCCCACCCATGCCCGTCATCCCCAACATTTGGCGGAAGTGGTGGAAACCAGCACCAGCGAATTTTGCGCCCAGTGTTTGGAGCCCCCGGTGTTGGATTTTCCCGTCATGCCCCCCTTTGGCTGTTGGGTGCGGGCGGCGGATAACGAAACCCAAAATCAAATTTTTGGCATTGTTTACCACGTCAGTTCCAGCCCCATTGATGCGGTACATCGCACCCGGGCGTTGGGATTGTCCTTGACGGAATTGCGGGAACAACAACCCCAGATTTTTGCCATGCTGAAAACCGAGTTTCGCGCCGTAATTGTCGGTTTTCAACCCCCCAAAACCCGCACTTATTATCACTATCTGCCCCCCCGTCCCCCCCAAATTCACCAGGCAGTTTATCAATGCACCAAAGATGAAATGATTGGGTTTACTGACCAGTTGGAATTTTTGCGTACCTTGACCCAACTCACTGCCGCACCCGTGGATAGTTTGGTGGGGGCGGTACTGCGTTACCTGTACGAAATTCGCCAAGCTGACTCCCAGTGGTTGATTCAAGCAGGGCGTAAATTGAACTTAATTTTGAAAGATGATTATGACCGTCTGCGGGCGATTTTAGAGCAATGTAAATATCAAGAGAATTTTGATTAG
- a CDS encoding CO2 hydration protein, whose product MKTRLETRAQLPPSQHEFAEIIHRLEAGGAMVPDTPENLMQIVGIWKAYAVPMDFYWRDLLYIGEQVFLNPLPFFKYFISEAYLERHNHYAGADADLRIWRGEATAHPELIAFMKKGETIPMPRLFHHLWHDRINMEFAEICMRAMLWHRGMGGQFDPYLDSEEYRQNADRAIRAYCQGNPMMLGLYRLFPDLFLEQCRQASYYANLGLFWEVMAPVFFEIYDRYLEGTIVTVKDAVDFLVNGIFAIAGRPIYHHVYIRGEGYEVIPKSKGFTWLYEAALPYVEAVFYRTSPFRGTKSYNAQVEMVPDKQADFHYGVLYADKFPVGTAGIPPTLLMQDMLHFLPDFLVDYYQQHCRGEDDMLIQLAISFQRSMYCVTSAVIQALRTALLYPLDDPNPRHLLANRRFFEAQINRFCRPEYGMREAARLSYIQTPDYR is encoded by the coding sequence ATGAAAACTCGCTTAGAAACCCGTGCCCAACTGCCCCCGTCCCAGCATGAATTTGCGGAGATTATTCATCGTTTGGAAGCGGGGGGGGCGATGGTTCCCGATACGCCAGAAAACCTGATGCAAATTGTGGGCATTTGGAAAGCCTATGCGGTGCCGATGGATTTTTACTGGCGGGATTTGCTCTACATTGGGGAGCAGGTATTTCTCAACCCTTTGCCATTTTTCAAATACTTTATTTCTGAAGCGTATTTAGAACGGCACAACCATTACGCCGGGGCGGATGCGGATTTACGGATTTGGCGGGGGGAAGCAACAGCACATCCTGAACTGATTGCGTTTATGAAAAAAGGGGAAACCATCCCCATGCCTCGGTTATTCCATCACCTTTGGCACGACCGGATCAATATGGAATTTGCCGAAATCTGTATGCGAGCTATGCTTTGGCATCGGGGTATGGGGGGGCAGTTTGACCCCTATTTAGACAGCGAAGAGTATCGGCAGAATGCTGACCGAGCAATTCGGGCCTATTGCCAAGGCAATCCCATGATGTTGGGACTGTATCGCCTATTTCCAGACCTCTTTTTAGAGCAATGTCGGCAGGCTTCTTACTATGCGAATTTGGGTTTATTTTGGGAGGTGATGGCACCGGTATTTTTTGAAATTTATGACCGTTATTTAGAAGGAACGATTGTCACGGTCAAGGATGCGGTAGATTTCCTGGTGAATGGCATTTTTGCCATCGCTGGCCGCCCGATTTATCATCATGTGTATATCCGGGGAGAAGGTTACGAAGTTATCCCCAAAAGTAAGGGGTTTACCTGGCTCTATGAAGCGGCTTTGCCCTACGTGGAAGCGGTCTTTTATCGGACTTCGCCATTCCGAGGCACCAAATCCTATAATGCCCAAGTAGAAATGGTGCCGGACAAACAGGCGGATTTCCACTACGGGGTATTGTATGCCGATAAATTTCCGGTCGGTACCGCCGGGATTCCCCCCACCCTTTTGATGCAGGATATGTTGCATTTTTTGCCGGATTTTTTGGTGGATTACTATCAGCAACACTGCCGGGGTGAAGATGATATGTTGATCCAATTGGCAATCAGTTTTCAACGCTCTATGTATTGCGTGACTTCGGCGGTAATTCAAGCTCTGCGCACGGCATTACTGTATCCTTTGGATGACCCGAATCCCCGGCATCTGCTGGCCAATCGTCGCTTTTTTGAGGCTCAAATCAATCGTTTCTGTCGCCCGGAATACGGAATGCGGGAAGCGGCGCGTTTGAGTTATATTCAAACCCCGGATTATCGCTAG
- a CDS encoding NADH-quinone oxidoreductase subunit M, which translates to MLSVLILGPMVAALGVLLGREPRQVKGLALVLSGLTLGWVGLVLSRFDLTQAGMQLPEFLPWLPNLGLNYRLGCDGLTVSLLALNALITWIVIYSTPVDMARPRLYYSLILLVSGGLAGAFTAQNVLLFVLFYELELVPVYFLIGIWGGQKREYAALKFLLYTAVSGLLILAGCLALGWLGGQPNFDYPAVQATVGQLGVGVQMTLLLVLLLGFGIKTPLVPLHTWLPDAYVEAAPPVAILLGGILAKLGTYGLVRFGLQLFPQAWAQLSPALAVWGTVGVLFGALAAIAQKDIKRMVAYSSIGHMGYVMLGCAVGTPLALVGAMAQMVSHGLILAILFHLVGVIERKVGTRELDVLNGLMNPLRGLPAVSSLLVFGGMASAGIPGMAGFVAEFLVFQGSYQIFPLLTLLCVLGTGLTAVYFVILLNRTCFGKLDNRTAYYPAVVWSDKMPALILAGLILFLGVQPDWLVRWNAMTAQSLAVMELAQMPVTENPVIGWQSLNQSPEF; encoded by the coding sequence ATGTTGAGTGTGCTGATTTTGGGACCAATGGTGGCCGCTTTGGGGGTGTTATTGGGGCGGGAACCCCGGCAGGTGAAGGGGTTGGCGTTGGTGTTGAGTGGCTTGACGTTGGGCTGGGTGGGGTTGGTGCTCAGTCGGTTTGATTTGACGCAAGCGGGGATGCAACTGCCGGAATTTCTGCCCTGGTTGCCGAATTTGGGGTTGAATTATCGCCTGGGTTGTGATGGTTTGACGGTATCACTGTTGGCGTTGAATGCGCTGATTACCTGGATTGTCATCTATAGTACGCCGGTGGATATGGCTCGCCCCCGGTTGTATTACAGTTTGATTCTATTGGTGAGCGGGGGTTTGGCGGGAGCATTTACCGCCCAAAATGTGCTTTTATTTGTCCTATTTTATGAATTGGAACTGGTGCCGGTGTATTTTTTGATTGGGATTTGGGGGGGGCAGAAGCGGGAGTATGCGGCGTTGAAGTTCCTGTTGTACACGGCCGTATCTGGATTGTTGATTTTGGCGGGGTGTTTGGCGTTGGGTTGGCTGGGGGGACAGCCCAATTTTGATTATCCGGCGGTGCAGGCAACGGTCGGTCAGTTGGGGGTGGGGGTGCAGATGACCTTATTGCTGGTTTTGCTGTTGGGTTTTGGCATTAAAACGCCCTTGGTGCCTTTGCATACCTGGTTGCCGGATGCGTATGTGGAGGCGGCTCCCCCGGTGGCGATTTTGTTGGGGGGGATTTTGGCGAAGTTGGGTACCTATGGGTTGGTGCGGTTTGGTTTGCAGTTATTTCCGCAGGCGTGGGCACAGTTGTCCCCGGCCTTGGCGGTGTGGGGCACGGTGGGGGTGTTGTTTGGGGCGTTGGCGGCGATTGCCCAGAAGGATATTAAACGCATGGTGGCCTACAGTTCGATTGGCCACATGGGGTATGTGATGCTGGGGTGTGCGGTGGGTACGCCGTTGGCTCTGGTGGGGGCGATGGCGCAAATGGTCAGCCACGGCTTGATTCTGGCGATTTTGTTTCATCTGGTGGGGGTGATTGAACGCAAGGTGGGCACCCGGGAGTTGGATGTGTTGAATGGCTTGATGAATCCGCTCCGGGGCTTACCGGCGGTGAGTTCTCTGCTGGTTTTTGGGGGGATGGCGAGTGCGGGGATTCCGGGGATGGCGGGTTTTGTGGCGGAATTTTTGGTCTTCCAAGGGAGTTATCAAATTTTCCCTTTGTTGACCCTGTTGTGCGTTTTGGGTACGGGTTTAACGGCGGTATATTTTGTGATTTTGCTCAATCGCACCTGCTTTGGTAAGTTGGACAATCGGACGGCCTATTATCCGGCGGTGGTGTGGTCGGATAAAATGCCCGCTTTGATTCTGGCCGGTTTGATTTTATTTTTGGGGGTTCAACCGGATTGGTTAGTCCGCTGGAATGCCATGACTGCCCAAAGTTTAGCGGTAATGGAATTGGCTCAGATGCCTGTGACCGAAAATCCTGTAATTGGTTGGCAATCGTTAAATCAATCCCCTGAATTTTAG
- a CDS encoding NAD(P)H-quinone oxidoreductase subunit F: MLSWFLESVWLVPLYPFVGTVIAALWFPGIIRRTGPRPAGYVNALMTGVVLVHGGAALLAVWGREPLYYTVPWLQVAGLDLSLPLVISPVSVTAMVVVLGVNFLAQIYAFGYLENDWGWARFFALMAFFEAGMCALALCDSLFFGYMILELLTLGTYLLVGFWLAQPLAVTGARDAFLTKRVGDLFLLMGVLALWPLAKTWNFTELTAWAQAPTTGEYAQLHPGVLFGVGLALLAGPLGKCAQFPFHLWLDEAMEGLIPATILRNTVVTATGAWVLVKMQPVLALSPGLLNLMVLMGAVTAVGAALIAIAQVDVKRTLSYPVSSYMGLVLVAVGTGHGQTGLLLLLVYGLAAGLPVMAVGNVIWNSITQNVTQLGGLWTRRPITGLSFLVGLAGLVALPPLGGFWVLLQLLTDLGMRSPVLVAVVLGVNGLLTFNFVRVFCLLFGNRPQAMSERSPELHWPFVLPMTVLAGVVLHVPQMLAAAGVLPAWQADGGILLILSTLSGITLASVIYLSPGVSRPITLPWVGLQDWLAQDLYTPRIYKMTVVGLVDVISRLTDVLDRYLVDGLVNLVGLAAIFSGETLKYSTSGKFQWYLLTILLGLGLVVGLMVVTLS, translated from the coding sequence ATGTTGTCCTGGTTCCTAGAGTCGGTGTGGTTGGTACCCCTCTATCCATTTGTGGGGACGGTGATAGCGGCGTTATGGTTTCCGGGGATCATCCGGCGCACGGGGCCACGACCGGCGGGGTATGTAAATGCACTGATGACCGGCGTGGTTTTGGTTCATGGGGGAGCCGCTTTGCTGGCGGTGTGGGGGCGGGAACCTTTGTATTACACTGTGCCCTGGTTGCAGGTGGCGGGGCTGGATTTATCCCTACCTTTGGTCATTTCTCCGGTGTCGGTGACGGCAATGGTGGTGGTTTTGGGGGTGAATTTCCTGGCGCAAATTTATGCGTTTGGTTATTTGGAGAATGATTGGGGCTGGGCGAGATTTTTTGCTTTGATGGCTTTTTTTGAGGCGGGGATGTGCGCTTTGGCTTTGTGTGATTCCCTGTTTTTTGGGTACATGATTTTGGAACTTTTGACCCTGGGGACGTATCTACTGGTGGGGTTTTGGTTGGCGCAACCGCTGGCGGTGACGGGGGCACGGGATGCGTTTTTGACCAAACGGGTGGGGGATTTGTTTTTGCTGATGGGGGTTTTGGCTCTGTGGCCTTTGGCGAAAACTTGGAATTTTACTGAATTAACCGCTTGGGCGCAGGCACCGACGACGGGGGAGTATGCCCAGTTGCATCCGGGGGTGCTGTTTGGGGTGGGGCTGGCGTTACTGGCGGGGCCTTTGGGGAAATGTGCCCAGTTTCCGTTTCATTTGTGGTTGGATGAGGCGATGGAGGGGCTGATCCCGGCCACGATTTTAAGGAATACGGTGGTGACGGCCACCGGGGCGTGGGTGTTGGTGAAAATGCAACCGGTGTTGGCACTCTCGCCGGGATTGCTGAATTTGATGGTATTGATGGGGGCGGTAACGGCGGTGGGGGCGGCCTTGATTGCCATTGCCCAGGTGGATGTGAAACGGACGTTGTCCTACCCGGTCAGCAGTTATATGGGGTTGGTGTTGGTGGCGGTGGGTACGGGTCATGGGCAAACGGGTTTACTGCTTTTGTTGGTTTATGGGTTGGCGGCGGGTCTGCCGGTGATGGCGGTGGGAAATGTGATTTGGAACAGCATTACCCAGAATGTGACCCAGTTGGGGGGACTCTGGACACGGCGACCGATTACGGGTTTGAGTTTCTTGGTGGGGCTGGCGGGGCTGGTGGCACTGCCGCCGCTGGGGGGATTTTGGGTGTTATTACAACTGCTGACGGATTTAGGGATGCGGTCGCCGGTTTTGGTGGCGGTGGTGCTGGGGGTGAATGGGTTGTTGACGTTTAACTTTGTCCGGGTGTTTTGTTTGCTGTTTGGCAACCGCCCGCAGGCGATGAGCGAACGGTCACCGGAATTGCACTGGCCGTTTGTGCTACCGATGACGGTGCTGGCGGGGGTGGTGCTCCATGTGCCGCAAATGCTGGCGGCGGCGGGGGTTTTACCCGCTTGGCAGGCGGATGGGGGGATTTTGCTGATCCTCAGTACCTTGTCTGGAATTACACTGGCATCAGTCATCTATCTCAGTCCTGGTGTATCTAGGCCGATAACCTTGCCCTGGGTGGGTTTACAGGATTGGCTGGCGCAGGATTTGTACACGCCTCGTATCTACAAAATGACGGTTGTGGGTTTGGTGGATGTCATCTCCCGGTTGACGGATGTGTTGGATCGGTATTTGGTGGACGGATTGGTGAATTTGGTGGGGTTGGCGGCTATTTTCAGCGGGGAAACCTTGAAGTACAGCACCTCTGGGAAGTTCCAGTGGTATCTGTTGACGATTTTGCTGGGACTGGGTTTGGTGGTGGGGTTGATGGTTGTCACATTGTCCTAA